One segment of Streptomyces sp. NBC_00576 DNA contains the following:
- a CDS encoding 3'-5' exonuclease yields MKVLRPTQPTSEQLTVINNHKPGVFVVRGAAGSGKTTTALYRLKFTVGFWQRRRRDGFIEGPVRVLVLTYNKTLRGYIEELTQEQIKGNDVELTISTFAKWATDRVPYERILREPERNGKLNDLAAPLPLSNDFVRSEVDYFLGRFMPDRLAEYVECERQGRGRSPRMPTSMRRRLLDEVIVPFQEWKKEQQAWDWADLANAMAAKRADDPYHVIVVDEAQDFSANQVRAVLNHVTDEHTLTFVLDAAQRIYPQRFTWAEVGLSVGSHNSKLLSKNFRNTRQIAAFAAPLLRDVETTDDAAIPDLSSCEGDGDKPLLVQGTFTQQMDHVVQFLNDLGPDNDESVAILHAKGGGWFSYVETRLTAAGLAWVELTRNGEWPTGPVNVALSTMHSAKGLEFDHVIIVGLNSEVMPHATEPGDSERDAHLRLLAMSAGRARKTLTITYKPTEASDLIACMDPDTYEVKTV; encoded by the coding sequence ATGAAGGTTCTCAGACCGACGCAGCCGACGAGCGAGCAGCTCACGGTGATCAACAACCACAAGCCGGGAGTCTTCGTCGTGCGGGGCGCCGCCGGCAGCGGCAAGACCACCACGGCCCTGTACCGGCTGAAGTTCACCGTCGGCTTCTGGCAGCGACGACGCCGCGACGGCTTCATCGAGGGCCCCGTCCGGGTCCTGGTCCTCACCTACAACAAGACTTTGCGCGGCTACATTGAGGAACTCACCCAGGAACAGATCAAAGGAAACGACGTCGAGCTGACGATCTCCACCTTCGCCAAGTGGGCCACCGACCGCGTGCCCTACGAGCGGATCCTCCGGGAGCCCGAGCGCAACGGGAAACTGAACGACCTGGCTGCGCCCCTGCCGCTGTCCAACGACTTCGTGCGCTCCGAAGTGGACTACTTCCTGGGCCGCTTCATGCCGGACCGCCTGGCCGAGTATGTCGAGTGCGAGCGTCAGGGCCGTGGCCGTTCCCCGCGCATGCCGACCTCGATGCGCCGTCGGCTGCTGGACGAGGTGATCGTTCCGTTCCAGGAATGGAAGAAGGAGCAGCAGGCCTGGGACTGGGCTGACCTGGCGAACGCCATGGCCGCCAAGCGCGCCGACGACCCGTACCACGTGATCGTCGTCGACGAGGCCCAGGACTTCTCCGCAAACCAGGTCCGTGCCGTCCTCAACCATGTCACCGACGAGCACACGCTCACCTTCGTCCTCGATGCCGCTCAGCGCATCTACCCCCAGCGATTCACCTGGGCCGAGGTCGGCCTGAGCGTGGGGTCGCACAACAGCAAGCTGCTGTCGAAGAACTTCCGCAACACCCGGCAGATCGCCGCCTTCGCGGCCCCGCTGCTGCGCGACGTGGAGACCACGGACGACGCTGCGATCCCGGATCTGTCCTCGTGCGAGGGGGACGGCGACAAGCCCCTGCTGGTCCAGGGCACCTTCACCCAGCAGATGGACCATGTTGTGCAGTTCCTCAACGACCTCGGCCCGGACAACGACGAGTCCGTTGCCATCCTGCACGCAAAGGGCGGCGGCTGGTTCAGTTACGTCGAGACCCGCCTGACCGCCGCTGGCCTCGCCTGGGTCGAGCTCACGCGTAACGGGGAATGGCCCACCGGCCCGGTGAACGTGGCGCTGTCGACCATGCACTCCGCTAAGGGCCTGGAGTTCGACCATGTGATCATCGTCGGACTCAACAGCGAAGTCATGCCGCACGCTACGGAGCCCGGTGACAGCGAACGAGACGCCCACCTGCGCCTGTTGGCCATGTCCGCCGGACGTGCCCGTAAGACGCTGACCATCACCTACAAGCCCACCGAGGCCAGCGACCTCATCGCCTGCATGGACCCGGACACCTACGAGGTGAAGACCGTATGA
- a CDS encoding DarT ssDNA thymidine ADP-ribosyltransferase family protein, producing the protein MTAAEPIPAIPGSEGHPEGIHALIQERKITELVHFTTNRGLLGILVQRLCRARALLSEDQYLESIYHQNTKIRREAPQYWSYVNLSISEPNHRFLRISSEDWWANEDLFWAVLSFDPVIMTHPGVLFAPGNMGYDGITPGEGLPGAEALFADRVPKGFSKTMLRHDRAPQLPTNPQAEVLYPQAVSTQHLQHIYVLTDEDAANAEAIVSASGHDEVDISVDPITFGR; encoded by the coding sequence ATGACCGCGGCAGAACCGATCCCGGCCATACCGGGTAGTGAAGGACACCCTGAGGGCATCCACGCGCTCATCCAGGAACGTAAGATCACCGAATTGGTGCACTTCACCACCAACCGTGGCCTGCTCGGCATCCTCGTGCAGCGGCTCTGCAGGGCCCGGGCACTGCTGTCCGAAGACCAGTACCTGGAAAGCATCTACCACCAGAACACCAAGATCCGCAGAGAAGCTCCGCAGTACTGGTCTTATGTGAACCTCAGCATCAGTGAACCCAACCACCGCTTCCTGCGCATCAGCAGTGAAGACTGGTGGGCGAACGAGGACCTGTTCTGGGCAGTCCTCAGCTTCGACCCAGTGATCATGACGCACCCCGGCGTCCTGTTCGCCCCAGGCAACATGGGATACGACGGCATCACCCCCGGGGAGGGCCTACCCGGAGCCGAAGCCCTCTTCGCCGACAGAGTCCCCAAGGGCTTCAGCAAGACGATGCTGCGCCACGACCGAGCGCCTCAACTCCCGACAAATCCCCAGGCCGAAGTGCTCTACCCGCAGGCCGTCTCCACTCAGCACCTGCAGCACATCTACGTCCTCACCGACGAGGACGCAGCGAACGCTGAGGCCATTGTCAGCGCCAGCGGACATGATGAGGTCGACATCTCCGTCGACCCGATCACGTTTGGCAGGTAA
- a CDS encoding ADP-ribosylglycohydrolase family protein, translating to MQWEAVRASAQWAAYGDALGFITELTDTAGVQRRIGHDEVTTTVPWKRRIGGRYGRDMPLPAGAYSDDTQLRLATSRAIRGDGEFDAEAFAKIEVVAWQAYALGAGRGTKAAATGLMRVEAKWSQNIFATKAARYVDIGGNGAAMRIQPHVWSARDLTNWDHITRDVIRNAVSTHGHPRGILGAVLHAVLLAHTLDANELPGPKQWRPAIDWLEQVPDVIAKDDELAYLWLPTWTDAAGTDFRSAALTVADECRTAFEAVDSATPLTPETYTALVERLGGFDDATRGSGTVTTVLAAVLAYAYASSPEAALLLAANTLGSDTDTIATMAGALLGAVTAAPPPGAVQDADAIDSEARRMWDISRGRETATFAYPDLLRWSPPKATLDLVGHTPNGPALSGLGTLTPVGTPTPGNQATYVWGTLPFGQSVLVRARPDLRPLDEHLLPGDVRQPRTRQSADAAPTDQQLLFDTPTSSAVTTDQGRLERGAARGTLSERAHRPGPPTLEEIVQGLARNGFPPEQVGRALLHQMGSGRYGVERAAALAGLLARAYQSEQERPG from the coding sequence ATGCAATGGGAGGCAGTACGCGCCTCAGCCCAGTGGGCGGCGTACGGAGACGCACTCGGCTTCATCACCGAACTGACCGACACCGCAGGCGTGCAACGCCGCATCGGACATGATGAAGTCACCACCACCGTCCCCTGGAAAAGGCGCATCGGGGGACGCTACGGACGCGACATGCCCCTGCCAGCGGGCGCGTACTCCGATGACACCCAGCTCCGTCTTGCCACTTCCCGCGCCATCCGCGGAGACGGAGAATTCGACGCCGAGGCATTCGCGAAGATCGAAGTCGTCGCCTGGCAGGCATACGCCCTCGGGGCCGGCCGCGGCACCAAAGCAGCAGCAACCGGCTTGATGCGGGTCGAGGCCAAGTGGTCACAGAACATCTTCGCCACCAAAGCCGCCCGCTACGTCGACATCGGCGGCAACGGCGCCGCCATGCGTATCCAGCCCCACGTCTGGTCCGCACGGGACCTCACCAACTGGGACCACATCACCCGCGACGTCATACGCAACGCAGTCAGCACCCACGGCCACCCCCGAGGCATCCTCGGCGCCGTCCTGCACGCAGTCCTGCTGGCCCACACCCTGGACGCCAACGAACTCCCGGGTCCCAAGCAATGGCGCCCCGCAATCGACTGGCTCGAGCAGGTACCGGACGTCATCGCAAAAGACGACGAACTCGCTTACCTCTGGCTACCCACCTGGACCGACGCCGCTGGCACCGACTTCCGGTCAGCTGCCCTCACGGTCGCGGACGAATGCCGCACAGCCTTCGAAGCCGTTGACTCCGCAACACCTCTTACCCCGGAGACCTACACGGCCCTGGTAGAGCGGCTGGGCGGCTTCGACGATGCCACGCGCGGATCAGGCACAGTCACTACTGTGCTTGCCGCGGTGCTCGCATACGCCTACGCCAGCTCCCCAGAAGCTGCGCTGCTCCTAGCCGCCAACACCCTCGGCTCGGACACGGACACCATTGCCACGATGGCCGGCGCTCTCCTCGGCGCTGTCACAGCAGCTCCTCCACCCGGTGCCGTACAAGACGCCGACGCCATCGACTCTGAAGCCCGCCGCATGTGGGATATCTCCCGAGGACGCGAAACCGCCACGTTCGCCTACCCAGACCTTCTGCGCTGGAGCCCTCCCAAAGCCACACTCGACCTCGTAGGCCACACACCCAACGGGCCGGCTTTGTCCGGCCTAGGAACCCTCACCCCCGTAGGAACTCCAACACCAGGCAATCAAGCCACCTATGTATGGGGCACCTTGCCGTTTGGGCAGAGCGTTCTGGTGCGCGCCAGGCCGGACCTCAGGCCGCTGGATGAACACCTGCTTCCGGGAGACGTCCGCCAACCACGGACTCGGCAATCGGCGGACGCCGCTCCAACCGACCAGCAACTCCTTTTCGACACTCCAACATCTTCAGCCGTCACAACAGACCAGGGCAGGCTGGAGCGTGGGGCCGCGCGGGGAACCTTGAGCGAGCGTGCCCACAGGCCCGGACCCCCGACTCTCGAGGAAATCGTTCAAGGCCTGGCTAGGAACGGCTTCCCTCCAGAGCAGGTGGGCCGTGCGCTGCTTCACCAAATGGGAAGCGGACGATATGGCGTGGAGCGGGCTGCCGCCCTCGCCGGACTCCTCGCCCGTGCCTACCAAAGCGAGCAGGAGCGGCCTGGCTGA
- a CDS encoding helicase associated domain-containing protein, translating into MGLAGCPEVVQAQADHRRLLHRSPVAGSAFEVAEAVTAWWWAQEWPEERLWPMRLDAAMPAGEDPQRWRILARDLVTYPETVSLATLLASRAWRLRVAADGGGHLPYRLADVPCVPGELGHRLRRPWLTERLAGCTHGALFAWTYQCIRTEGGSGDDEQRLWQVPLALRPRPLADVLAGYQRRKTAGTEGLPAQKRLRGHSVHAEGAFAAGLAHARTYAAQHGHLATQRDTRVGSFALGKWVHNQQAHALVLPEEKAAALKEVDLWWNIPWSVKWQRSYYRARDHVRRHGPLNAVDGFPDTHMLTGEWLYLQCTDYSSLHPQQRRLLADIGLTAQAAGSARPRRTSRTAGIDKAVDCARAFAAEHGCLALATKNISYQGFLLGKWLTAQRCLTRRQDEPGAHLQVLDAIDVWWNPPWSLTWQRTWHRIRAHARDRHQGAAERSWPDGSDSWATWLSVQCTGYKQLHPLQQRLLAEIGITTETAAACPHEIIAQLCGTGPGLAHARTYAAAHGHLATPLKACPEGFPLGRWLSEQRHQAREHHRSTGGTWPVSTLLAALDPWWNPTWSLEWQRHWTRVRERSESASAADGGGTGIADLEKELADWLRRQCTDYGTLHPEQHRLLTKIGITAETARAAQPPALRVGPGLLDTALAQACTYAAEYGHIAAPVSTVLDGFPLGKWLAWQRRRAGQGHLSPTRAEALTLIDPWWNPPWPLQWQQAYHRLRTAATGADGVPATNLPRGLCRWIRVQQESWEHLHPGQQDLLTALGITPDAVVGERPAPATRSYPASPGIDHARAYAARHGHLTPDKHTRQDGFPLGRWLGQQRRKARAGVLSTTTIEALTALDPWWNPPWPYTWHRTWQQYRPDTPRATRWITAQRQAWPLLHPAQQQLLAGLGLNPDGPGPAASD; encoded by the coding sequence GTGGGGTTGGCCGGATGCCCGGAGGTGGTCCAGGCGCAGGCGGATCACCGCAGGCTGCTGCACCGCTCCCCCGTCGCTGGTTCGGCGTTCGAGGTTGCGGAAGCGGTCACAGCCTGGTGGTGGGCGCAGGAGTGGCCCGAGGAACGTCTGTGGCCGATGCGGCTGGATGCGGCCATGCCCGCGGGCGAGGATCCGCAGCGGTGGCGGATCCTGGCGCGGGATCTGGTCACCTACCCCGAGACCGTCTCCCTCGCCACGCTTCTGGCAAGCCGGGCCTGGCGGCTCCGTGTCGCTGCTGACGGTGGTGGTCACCTCCCTTACCGGTTGGCTGATGTGCCCTGCGTGCCCGGCGAGCTGGGCCATCGCTTGCGGCGACCGTGGCTCACCGAGCGTCTGGCCGGCTGTACCCACGGAGCGCTGTTTGCCTGGACGTACCAGTGCATCCGTACCGAGGGCGGCAGTGGAGACGACGAACAGCGGCTGTGGCAGGTCCCCTTGGCGCTCCGGCCCCGGCCTCTCGCCGACGTTCTCGCGGGCTACCAGCGTCGGAAGACCGCGGGCACAGAGGGTCTGCCGGCTCAGAAACGGCTGCGGGGTCACAGCGTGCACGCCGAGGGCGCCTTCGCCGCCGGCCTGGCCCACGCGCGCACCTACGCCGCCCAGCACGGCCACCTCGCCACCCAACGCGACACCCGAGTCGGTTCCTTCGCCCTGGGGAAATGGGTGCACAACCAGCAGGCCCACGCCTTGGTCCTGCCTGAAGAAAAGGCCGCCGCCCTCAAGGAGGTGGATCTGTGGTGGAACATCCCCTGGTCGGTGAAGTGGCAGCGCTCCTACTACCGCGCCCGCGACCACGTCAGACGCCACGGCCCCCTCAACGCCGTCGACGGCTTCCCCGACACCCACATGCTGACCGGGGAATGGCTGTACCTGCAGTGCACCGACTACAGCTCACTCCACCCCCAACAACGCCGTCTGCTGGCCGACATCGGCCTCACGGCCCAGGCCGCCGGTAGTGCACGCCCGCGCCGAACGAGCCGGACAGCAGGCATCGATAAGGCTGTTGACTGTGCGCGCGCCTTCGCCGCCGAACACGGATGCCTGGCCCTGGCCACCAAGAACATCTCGTACCAAGGGTTTTTGCTCGGGAAGTGGCTCACTGCCCAGCGTTGCCTCACCCGCCGCCAGGACGAACCCGGCGCGCACCTCCAGGTACTCGACGCGATCGACGTGTGGTGGAACCCGCCGTGGTCCTTGACGTGGCAGCGCACCTGGCACCGGATCCGCGCTCATGCCCGAGACCGGCACCAAGGGGCCGCAGAAAGGAGCTGGCCGGACGGCAGTGACAGCTGGGCCACGTGGCTGTCCGTACAGTGCACCGGTTACAAGCAGTTGCATCCGCTGCAGCAGCGTCTGCTGGCGGAGATCGGCATCACCACCGAGACCGCCGCCGCTTGCCCCCACGAGATCATCGCCCAGCTCTGCGGTACGGGCCCCGGGCTGGCCCACGCGCGCACGTACGCCGCCGCACACGGCCACCTCGCCACGCCCCTGAAAGCTTGTCCTGAGGGGTTTCCGCTGGGCCGGTGGCTGAGCGAACAGCGCCACCAGGCGCGGGAGCACCATCGCAGTACAGGCGGGACATGGCCGGTCAGCACGCTCCTCGCAGCGCTCGACCCCTGGTGGAACCCGACCTGGTCCTTGGAGTGGCAACGCCATTGGACTCGCGTACGCGAGCGGTCAGAGTCCGCGTCCGCAGCCGACGGCGGTGGCACCGGCATTGCGGACCTTGAGAAGGAGCTGGCCGACTGGCTGAGGCGTCAGTGCACCGACTACGGCACACTCCACCCCGAGCAGCACCGCCTGCTGACCAAGATCGGTATCACCGCCGAGACAGCCCGAGCCGCCCAACCACCGGCTCTCCGCGTTGGGCCCGGTCTGCTGGACACCGCGCTCGCACAAGCCTGCACCTACGCGGCCGAATACGGCCATATCGCCGCACCCGTCAGCACCGTCCTCGACGGGTTCCCGCTGGGGAAGTGGCTGGCCTGGCAACGACGACGCGCCGGTCAGGGCCACCTCTCCCCCACCCGGGCCGAAGCCCTGACCCTGATCGATCCGTGGTGGAATCCGCCCTGGCCCCTGCAATGGCAGCAGGCCTACCACCGCCTCCGCACAGCAGCCACGGGTGCCGACGGCGTACCGGCCACGAACCTCCCACGAGGCCTTTGCCGCTGGATCCGTGTCCAGCAGGAGTCCTGGGAGCATCTCCACCCCGGCCAGCAGGACCTCCTGACCGCCCTCGGCATCACACCCGATGCTGTCGTAGGCGAACGACCCGCCCCGGCCACACGCTCCTACCCCGCCAGCCCCGGAATCGACCACGCACGCGCCTACGCCGCCCGACACGGCCACCTCACCCCGGACAAGCACACCCGACAAGACGGCTTCCCCCTCGGCAGATGGCTGGGCCAGCAACGCCGCAAAGCCCGCGCCGGCGTTCTCTCCACCACCACCATTGAGGCGCTCACCGCCCTGGACCCGTGGTGGAACCCACCCTGGCCCTACACCTGGCACCGCACCTGGCAGCAATACCGCCCCGATACCCCACGCGCCACACGATGGATCACCGCCCAGCGCCAGGCATGGCCGCTCCTGCACCCTGCCCAGCAGCAGCTACTGGCAGGTCTCGGCCTCAATCCCGACGGCCCCGGTCCAGCCGCCTCAGACTAG
- a CDS encoding transposase has translation MSAEHVEGWAEELAALTSGLGYLFARPEPREVFADLIEGLLSDLGRKNGWTMAGRAGHATPHRIQKFLGEASWSAEGLLAEVQAYVARELGDPGATLVLDDTQVIKKGDKSVGVAHQHCGATGDVRNCQVMVMLTYAAARGGVVAVRVSSDTACRSATTPPRLIGERYR, from the coding sequence GTGAGTGCGGAACACGTTGAGGGGTGGGCGGAGGAACTGGCTGCCCTGACAAGTGGGTTGGGGTATCTGTTCGCCCGGCCGGAGCCGCGGGAGGTGTTCGCCGATCTCATCGAGGGGCTGTTGTCGGACCTGGGCCGAAAGAACGGCTGGACGATGGCGGGGAGGGCCGGACATGCCACCCCGCACCGGATCCAGAAGTTCCTGGGCGAGGCGTCCTGGAGCGCGGAGGGACTGCTGGCCGAGGTGCAGGCTTACGTGGCACGGGAGTTGGGGGATCCGGGCGCGACGCTGGTGCTGGACGACACCCAGGTGATCAAGAAGGGTGACAAGTCCGTCGGGGTCGCCCACCAGCACTGCGGGGCGACCGGTGACGTCCGCAACTGTCAGGTCATGGTGATGCTCACCTACGCCGCCGCGCGCGGCGGCGTAGTGGCTGTGCGCGTGAGTAGTGACACCGCCTGTCGGTCAGCGACGACACCACCCCGCCTCATCGGAGAGCGGTATCGCTGA